In Nocardia asteroides, the following proteins share a genomic window:
- a CDS encoding Hsp70 family protein, with protein MRTSLGISAGNEVVCSALVATGPAGEQNFDYRVVSADAAHSDLGDLVSSSIELMTTQLPVTQGAMAGEPLGRYAGAHRRAESTRSRPPTSVAVAYRNKEQAQAIRAACAHHRDLRLVPEGTAAMTYLRDTGLLDRYATVAVVDLGATGLTVTVVDHADGAVLHTERTPTLSGNAIDELIYHHLVDLHYARRGTRPNRSTLTNRGRAAKEHLSIAPAVTIDHVAGQPLKLTRSDFEELIGGLLRNIALFTASVFTRAPKYPEAVAVIGGCANIPAVVDTLHDRLDVPVLTVPDPEAVIAKGAALVADAAAPSALQVAALGDAPSGTFTKVAGTLAGAVVVVGLVIGYGVQAISPDTPDVSPAGTSSTVRQPALPVVPQQGPTPQNSESTDRTGVTNSPPTTEATTPAPSTTPSTTPPATTPSQVAPPSSTAPTLRPDPNLPQIPYPESPLGPIDSGSSGGRQQRPSTPNTSPSQQRPAQSLLPIPPAASTTPSEAPLQLID; from the coding sequence ATGCGAACATCCCTCGGCATCTCCGCCGGTAACGAGGTGGTGTGCTCAGCGCTGGTCGCCACCGGTCCCGCCGGTGAGCAGAACTTCGACTACCGGGTCGTGTCCGCCGACGCGGCGCACTCCGACCTCGGCGATCTCGTGTCGTCCTCGATCGAGTTGATGACCACCCAGCTGCCCGTCACCCAGGGCGCCATGGCGGGCGAACCGCTGGGCCGCTACGCCGGCGCGCACCGCAGGGCCGAGTCGACCCGTTCGCGTCCACCGACCAGCGTGGCCGTCGCCTACCGGAACAAGGAACAGGCCCAGGCCATCCGCGCCGCCTGCGCGCACCACCGCGATCTGCGGCTGGTGCCAGAGGGCACGGCGGCGATGACCTACTTACGCGACACCGGCCTGCTCGACCGCTACGCCACCGTCGCCGTCGTCGACCTCGGCGCCACCGGACTCACCGTCACCGTCGTCGACCACGCCGACGGCGCCGTCCTGCACACCGAGCGCACCCCTACCCTCAGCGGCAACGCCATCGACGAGCTGATCTACCACCACCTCGTCGACCTGCACTACGCCCGGCGCGGCACCAGGCCCAACCGCAGTACCCTCACCAACCGGGGCAGGGCGGCCAAGGAGCACCTGTCGATCGCACCGGCGGTCACCATCGACCATGTGGCCGGTCAGCCGCTCAAGCTCACCCGGTCCGATTTCGAGGAGCTCATCGGCGGGCTCTTACGCAATATCGCGCTGTTCACCGCGTCGGTGTTCACCCGCGCGCCGAAGTATCCGGAGGCGGTCGCGGTGATCGGCGGCTGCGCCAACATCCCGGCTGTCGTCGACACGCTGCACGACCGCCTGGACGTGCCGGTGCTCACCGTGCCCGATCCGGAGGCCGTCATCGCCAAGGGCGCGGCGCTGGTGGCCGACGCGGCGGCGCCGTCGGCCCTGCAGGTCGCCGCGCTGGGCGACGCGCCGAGCGGCACCTTCACCAAGGTGGCCGGCACCCTGGCGGGCGCGGTGGTAGTCGTCGGCCTGGTGATCGGCTACGGCGTGCAGGCGATCTCGCCCGACACCCCCGACGTCTCCCCCGCGGGCACCAGCAGCACCGTGCGTCAGCCCGCGTTACCGGTGGTCCCGCAGCAGGGACCGACACCGCAGAACAGCGAGAGCACCGACCGCACCGGCGTCACCAACAGCCCGCCCACCACCGAGGCCACCACGCCCGCCCCGTCGACAACGCCGTCCACCACGCCTCCGGCCACCACGCCGAGCCAGGTCGCGCCGCCCTCGTCGACCGCGCCCACCCTGCGCCCCGATCCGAACCTGCCGCAGATCCCCTACCCCGAGTCCCCCCTCGGCCCGATCGACAGCGGTTCCTCGGGCGGTCGCCAGCAGCGCCCGTCCACCCCCAACACCTCCCCGAGCCAGCAGCGCCCGGCCCAGAGCCTGCTGCCCATCCCGCCCGCGGCGAGTACGACGCCCAGCGAAGCGCCGCTCCAGCTCATCGATTAG